The DNA segment GCAAGGATCCCTATATTGGTCAGCCAAAGAGTGGCGATTTGTCTGGTATTTATGGATACGATGTAAGATATCAAGGTGCACACTATGAAATTGCCTACACCATCAATGAAGTAAACGGTAAAAAAGTAGTTGTACTTCTAGCTGGCACCCGTGAGAATTTTTATGAACAACTTAAGCGATATATTAAATAGCTCTCAATTAGTGAGGGCTATTTTTTATTACCAATGTTCTTCAAGGTGTAAAAAGACATAAAAAAACTCCCGATTATCCGAGAGTACTTGCTAAGAGGTTCTAAGTATTTCTATCCACTTTTCAGGGAATCCCATTAAATTTGTATCTACCATGTCATAGGATTCTATAAGAGCTTCAAGATTTGTAACAAATCCGTTCCATTCAGAAGAATCTCTTATTAATTTTTTTATTATATACAAAACAGAAAACACTTGATCATTTCTAATGCCTTTTTGCAAATCCTTCTTGTGCAAAATCGGTTTTATTGTAAGTTTTTTATTATATATTCGGCCATGATGAGCACATTTACTTCTAAAGGTTGAGAGGGCATAAAGCCAACTTTTAACATACCTATGGGGTAAGTTATAATAGGTTTTTGAAATGGTGCTTTTATCTTCGTTTTTTAAGTTAGAATAAATTCTAGAAACTAATCCAAAAGATGCTACTTCAATCGCAACCCATATTGGGAAAACACCTTCATACTTATCTTTATGGTGCTTAACAAAGATCTCATCACTCCGATCAATTTCATTTAAAAGCTTGTCCACAGTATCTTTATGAACACTTTCGTCCAAGAAATTATCAGAATTTAAGTAGCCAGTTGCTTCGTACTCATGAGCTAAAGTATATGCAATCTGAGTTCTAAAGGCAATCTCAATAGATTCTAAAGTACCCGCAACTAAATTTCTGAATTTTTTATCGAACTCATATAATGCATAAATATTTTCTATTGATACTCCATCTTTAAATTTATTGCTCTGTTTGCAGTGTAGCGTATAAGCACTCAGGCGATAGTAGCTGATTTTGCTTAGTATGTCTTCTGCAGTAGCTCTATCCTCTATGGTAAGACCTCGAGCCATCAAAATTTCTACTTGCTCGGAAAAAGTAGTTGGCTTTTTAATCCTCACATCCTCATTTTGGTTGGAATCCATCGTATGTTCTCCTTAAATAAAAACGACCCGCCTTGGTACGCTTTAGTAAGAGGCGTGGCGGGTACTGTTGCTATTACACTACACCAGATAGTAGCTGCTGTCAATTAGAAATTATTTATTTTTTACTTTAAAACGCCCTTAAAACCCACTATTATCCAGGCTTTTCAAGGTGTATCGATAGTATTAACGATTGTTATGCCAAGGCTCAGAAGGCTCAAGGCTCAGTGGGGACGGAGGCAACTCGTCCAGGGAGCAACTCGTCCTTCGGGTATTGCCTTATGAATCACCACGTCCACTTATTAATCCACGATCTTTACCAACACAGCTTCCCGAGCCAACCAGTGGAATCCCTTTAACCGTCTGAGGACTGGTTTCAAGGGCGCACTTTCCCTTTACGCCATGACAACGGACGGTTACAATCCACTTTCTGGTTGTCCGGAAGTGAACTGACGTATTTGATTGTACGTTTTACCATTGGCATGTCCCTTATCTTTTTTGTTCAAAAAAGGTGCTCACTCATTTCTTCTTATTGTAAGACAAGTTTTCAAATGATAGAATACCTAAGGAAAGAGCTATTAAAGCAAGGGAAGGGGGAGTGGGACAGCCTAAGGATTGTCCTGCGAAAAAAATGAATAGCAAAATAGTTATAGGTCTATTAATCTGTTTTTCAGTGTTTTTTATTTCTGGTTGTGATAAAGAAATATCAACGGATGCGCCGGGTAATAGTCAATATTCTCAGGAAGAATTGTCTGATTTGCCTGAAAATCCAATATCCGATTCTGGTTATAGTTATCTTGATTTGGATATGGGCCATGTTGTGATTGTGGATGAAGCTTTTGAAATGGCTCAGGATCTGGAAGAAAACTTAAAGAATCCAGATTTTTCATGGGAAGTGTTTGTAGCTTCCTTTGGGTTTAGAGAATTAAAGCCATTGTCCAGTGGGGCGATAATAACAGAAAATGTTGAAATGGGAGTGGATCAAGTCCCTGTTTTTACAGGTATTATTTTTGAAGATGTAGATGGAAATGTTTATGGGGTGAGAAACAACTTTGAAGAAGTAAGGCTTTTTTCGCTACCCTCTTTTGCTAAAAATGATGTCGATACGTTAATTGCATTTTCAGACCTTGTCGATACAGGAGATACAGCCTTGTTGGAAGAATTTTATGAATTGATACGGTATTATCATTACGCAAACATGTCACAAACGGCAAAAAACATTTCATCAATAAATGATTCTTCCGTAGCCGTAGGCTTTTATCTGGAAAAAGATCGTAACGCACCATATCGATTAGGAATGCCTGAAGAAATAATGAGTCCCATCATTGTTTTTCATGATTTAGAAGAAAAAATGTCATTTTCGCTTCGTTTTAGTGCACACTTTGGAAAGTATATCAACACTTATTATGCGGACCGAGGAAAAGAGCGCTATGAAAACCATGTGAGATTTCAACCAGGAGAACTAGACTTTAAGAAACATCTTCTTGAGATGGGATTTGTATTAGATCCATATGCGCCTGTATATCCTGACCCGATTGTGCGAAAATGGGATGATGCTGGAGCGGAGGATGAAAGTGTTTACTACGTATATGATGAAGAAACGGATATATTTCATTTAACGGACCTAGCCTTTGAAAAAGCTGAAAAATTAAGCTGGGAACAATTTTCCAAAGATGTCCCTCGAGAACTGTTTTTAGCAGCAGCAGGCATCGAGGCATTTTCTGGAAGGACATCTCTGAACTTCACTTTAAGTTTCTCTGGATATCGAGATTCACATGAATATGATTTCTTGTGGCGTCCAACGAAGATCAATTATTTTGATGAAGATGGGAATCCTTATCTGTTGATCTTGGATCCTGATCAATTCCGACAGATAGAATTGCCACGTGCTTATAATGATGACGAGTATATTGGAAAGTTGTTTCAAATGTTGGTAGATTCTCCGCAGGGTGCGCCACATGTGATGGAGGAGCTATACGAGTATCGTCAAATGAAACATCTCATTCAGGATAAACTGGAACACTCGATGGATCAACGATTTCGTTACCTTGAACCCGGGTATCCGCCAGTTCTTGAACATGGTTTTATAGATCGATTCATCAATCACGATGGTGAAGAGTCAATTCGATTAGTGCTTGACCGTGGCCTTGGAGTTGTTTCTCGCCGGGACGCCCGTGGATTAGGTTCAGGTGGCGGTAGTCCATGCACAAGTATACGACCTTTAGACTTGGAGCGTTATGATATTATCTCTCCGGTATATTCCATAGACAGCAATGGCAAAATCTATGTTCTTTATACTATGAATGAAGATGGAGCATTAGTACGCATTGAGGAATGATGACTTCACCGTTGAGAAAAAAGCTTAATGTGGTTAATCAAGTGAGTAAAGAATCATCTTAAAACAAGGGAGGGAATGCAAAGCCATTATTACTAGCGATGGTATTTGCAACAATAATGAAAAAAAGCACCTTAAGAATGCTTTATCGTTTTTTTCTATATGCCAGTCTCATGGCAAGTCTTGTGTTAATGGCTTGTGGATCAGGTGCCGGTGCATCTCAAACACCACAGGAATTTATTGAATCCTTGGAAAGGGTTATACAACAAGGAGATGCACAACAACTGGAGAAAATGATGATGGCGGAAAATCATCGGATAGAGTTGGATGAACATCGTCTA comes from the Tindallia californiensis genome and includes:
- a CDS encoding type II toxin-antitoxin system RelE/ParE family toxin gives rise to the protein MYKIQFTSQAARYFKKLKEKPLKDTYKTALQKISKDPYIGQPKSGDLSGIYGYDVRYQGAHYEIAYTINEVNGKKVVVLLAGTRENFYEQLKRYIK
- a CDS encoding Abi family protein, which translates into the protein MDSNQNEDVRIKKPTTFSEQVEILMARGLTIEDRATAEDILSKISYYRLSAYTLHCKQSNKFKDGVSIENIYALYEFDKKFRNLVAGTLESIEIAFRTQIAYTLAHEYEATGYLNSDNFLDESVHKDTVDKLLNEIDRSDEIFVKHHKDKYEGVFPIWVAIEVASFGLVSRIYSNLKNEDKSTISKTYYNLPHRYVKSWLYALSTFRSKCAHHGRIYNKKLTIKPILHKKDLQKGIRNDQVFSVLYIIKKLIRDSSEWNGFVTNLEALIESYDMVDTNLMGFPEKWIEILRTS